TTATTGAAAAGTCAACGACGGCGATATCGAATTTTTGATGTTGAATGGCTTTTAAGGCTTGTTCGTAAGTTTTGACTAAGACGACCAGTGGGCGGTCGAGTCGGCGGGCTAACTGCTGCTCCATAAGCATGCCGTGATACCCGTTTTCCTCGACGATTAATATTCGCGGACCGTTTTGCGGCACCGGCACTTGAGCACCTCACAGCAAAGGTATTGAGATTCTTACCAGGGTCCCTTCCCCTTCGGTCGATGTTATGTGTAAATCACCTTTAAGAGATTCAACAAGCTTTCTGGTCAGCGATAGTCCCAGGCCGAGCCCCGGGATGCTCTGGACTTTCTTATCCGGCACACGGTAAAAGAAATCGCAGAGTCTGGGAATGTATTTGGACGCTATTCCCATACCGTTGTCGGCTACGTCGATAGTACATCGTTCTGCCGACACCTCGGCTTTTATCCTGATGGTTGTCTTGCCTTTGTCGCCGAAAACGACGCTGTTGGCCATGACATTGTAAAGAGCGGCGCCAAGCAGGCGCTGATGTGTTTTTATCTTGGGTAAGTTTTTATATGTACAGTCGACAGCGGCGCCGGGATACGCGTTAAATATCTTTTGGATTTGCTGATTGACGAGAAGGTTCAAATCGACGACCTGAGCCGCGTCGTGAATCTTGATCTGGCGCACAAATCCGGACAAGCGCCGGACGACATCGAGAAGGTTACCCATAGCAGCGTCTATTTTCTCAATGCAACTGTTGCCTTTTTCGCCGAGTTCGTTATAGAACTCGTGGCAGACCTGATCGGCTGTGTATGACACGGTCTTCAGCGATTTGCTCAGATTGGTCAGCACCGCCTGCCACATCTTCCAGTCGGGGGCGCCGGACAACATACTGTCGTTGGCGGCCAGGCCGGGGATGAAAACAAGGCAACTGCTCAGATCATCCGGGCTGTCGCCGAGCTTCATGACAATCAGCCGAGCATAATCGCCGGGTGATGTCTTGATCTCCACTGCCAGGTCGGCGTAATGGTCTTGCTGATCGTCGGGGGTCGCGATGTGGTCGACTATCTGTTTTTCAATGTCGGGGGCGTTGTATTCCATTAGCGGTTTAAGAGCGTCGCGGTAATGGCTTTCGAGTTGTGTTTCATTGAATATGGTCAACGCCGAGGGGTTATAACCGATGACCGCGCCTTCGTGATCAGTAAGCAGAGCCGCTATGCCGAGCGAATCCAGAAAGCCAATCGTAAACTTGATATCGCGCAGAGGGTCAGAAGCTGCCGTAGTTTCGCCGGTGGTCCTCACCATCCTGGCCACTACTGGTAGCGCACATTTGACAGCGGCTATGGCGCTTCCCGCCTGACGGTGATCAAAGTCCTCGGGGAAAATCAGGCGAACCAGGTATTGAGAGCCATCGGGCGTCTCGACACGGCTGATATACTCATCGGGAGCCGAACCATACCTCTCAATCACCGCCTGGACTGCATCCTGATCGATAAAGGAGTAATCGTTACCCGTTTGAGCGATGTCGAGGTGTAAATCGCCGGGATCGCCAACGGCGTTAAACACGTGTTCTCCGGCATCCTCGCCGCTTACGGCCGAGCGGGGCTGAAGACTTTCACCGGTGATCATATATACGCATGCCTGACGGGCCCTCACCGAATGGCAAACAGCCTGAAGCAACTGTCTCCATTCCGGCTTGCCGTCGATAGAAGCCAGGTTTTCCAGAATTGTCTTGTAGTGAGAAGTCATTTCGGACGGACTTTGACTTTCGACCAGGTCCGTCT
This sequence is a window from Candidatus Zixiibacteriota bacterium. Protein-coding genes within it:
- a CDS encoding PAS domain-containing sensor histidine kinase, which codes for MTIQQSSSGIGLTRCAVCKIDLKGRFVYVDEKVEDLLGYTKEDLFGKSLLDFIDEPSQKLIEQLLSHRNHYETFYDSTTITLLDQQRTPVAARAVVSLNFIAGNPVNYQLIIDQTDLVESQSPSEMTSHYKTILENLASIDGKPEWRQLLQAVCHSVRARQACVYMITGESLQPRSAVSGEDAGEHVFNAVGDPGDLHLDIAQTGNDYSFIDQDAVQAVIERYGSAPDEYISRVETPDGSQYLVRLIFPEDFDHRQAGSAIAAVKCALPVVARMVRTTGETTAASDPLRDIKFTIGFLDSLGIAALLTDHEGAVIGYNPSALTIFNETQLESHYRDALKPLMEYNAPDIEKQIVDHIATPDDQQDHYADLAVEIKTSPGDYARLIVMKLGDSPDDLSSCLVFIPGLAANDSMLSGAPDWKMWQAVLTNLSKSLKTVSYTADQVCHEFYNELGEKGNSCIEKIDAAMGNLLDVVRRLSGFVRQIKIHDAAQVVDLNLLVNQQIQKIFNAYPGAAVDCTYKNLPKIKTHQRLLGAALYNVMANSVVFGDKGKTTIRIKAEVSAERCTIDVADNGMGIASKYIPRLCDFFYRVPDKKVQSIPGLGLGLSLTRKLVESLKGDLHITSTEGEGTLVRISIPLL